GCTGGCATCATGAAGTACGGATTTCCCGGCATGGATGACATACACGTCTACAAAAACTTTGTGCTCTCCTACGATCGTCGCAATCGAATTGCCCATTGGGTATGCGAACACGTCAGAGACGAGTGTCTAATGTCCAGGGATCAAAGGACTTTGAATAAGCCAAATGCGTACATAGCGGACACTGCCATACCGGCGACATTCAGTGCAAATATGCGAGACTTTAAGAATACCGACTGGGTTGGTGGTCACATGGCCTCCCCTCAGAACTACAAATGCGATTCGGTGAAGTTCCTGGAGGCCTACAAGTTCTCCAACATCGTGCCTATTAATCGTGGGCTCAAAAACCACATTTGGTTCCGTTTGGAAAACTATGTTCGGGAAATGGCGCTGGAATACGGCTCAGTTCATGTTTATACCGGTCCGATGTTTATGCCCCAGAGGATTACTTTCAGGAACTGGTCGGTTCGTTACCATGTAATGGGCATGAACACGGTTGCCGTTCCAACGCACTTCTTCAAAATCATCATTAGGGAGGATAGGTTCAATAGTGAGTTGCCCATTATGGAAGGTTATGTTGTGCCCAATACGTATGTCGACAAGGATATGGATCTGCGTTCGTTTTTATCCGATATTCGTGACATTGAGCACTTCGCAGGACTCAAGTTTTGTGACGGCCAGCAGCGGGATCAACTTGATCTGCCTGTCAGAGCGCCCTCGATGTCGGATCTTCAGAATGACTAAAGTCAGTAGTACAGTCCCCCTATTACacattttacaaataaataacatttttagccaagCCGTTTGATGCATAGTTCTAGGTATTTAACCCTACGTATGCATGTAGCctatagttttatatttttctcttttaaaATGTCGCGTTAAAAGcgattttaaaatgcatttaagtTGGTAAATCAAAGAACGTTCCTGTCA
This genomic stretch from Drosophila yakuba strain Tai18E2 chromosome 3R, Prin_Dyak_Tai18E2_2.1, whole genome shotgun sequence harbors:
- the LOC6536578 gene encoding endonuclease G, mitochondrial, with translation MSTYVAVALCAISGVSCFIIGALVQQHLSFRKIKSVMVTDPYVYQCRRQIFSSLAMFGRSSEKLTTSAETGHSISGELEPGNSRGFSEGQDPGSVSTFDHFVLWGRTTAQKAISYMTLSVAQNGHPQEKLEHVAGIMKYGFPGMDDIHVYKNFVLSYDRRNRIAHWVCEHVRDECLMSRDQRTLNKPNAYIADTAIPATFSANMRDFKNTDWVGGHMASPQNYKCDSVKFLEAYKFSNIVPINRGLKNHIWFRLENYVREMALEYGSVHVYTGPMFMPQRITFRNWSVRYHVMGMNTVAVPTHFFKIIIREDRFNSELPIMEGYVVPNTYVDKDMDLRSFLSDIRDIEHFAGLKFCDGQQRDQLDLPVRAPSMSDLQND